One bacterium genomic window carries:
- a CDS encoding class I SAM-dependent methyltransferase: protein MDKQLSRAQQRDRNVWDSCVHRYEEHVVCGHPDIVAYEAFEEDFLDRLLLYLVRERGRSVQLFDVGCGSGRLHLRYGLKTANDADLDPDSAEKLRRARQSLPVCGYDPLLARRLRSVGGLDFSEHMIELAKEKLVSAGLGALIGSKLFFRVGSAFELGPLKKYPLPVVVSLCNSIGVMQGPSGAAELFKTMRRAVEAGGGIALISGYLQEAAQAFALSNYESTMDVCGQPLWLEPDTYADSRHIQVPQGYRRAHGAQQTLSIDVFDRKGRLVKQGFMLRRDKAAVKQVIKTGHIQTHTDYESYWYSADQFDAWINEYWPKGMTYHLIGKSIDALRAEPVQLAVLDVGGRLKGLLERWQAV, encoded by the coding sequence ATGGATAAACAACTCAGCCGAGCGCAGCAGCGGGACAGGAACGTGTGGGACTCATGCGTGCACCGCTACGAAGAGCATGTTGTCTGCGGACATCCGGATATAGTGGCATACGAGGCCTTTGAGGAGGATTTTCTCGACCGTCTCCTGCTTTATCTTGTCCGTGAGCGTGGCCGGTCCGTTCAATTATTTGACGTCGGCTGTGGGTCTGGCCGTTTACACCTGCGCTATGGTCTGAAAACGGCAAATGATGCGGACTTGGACCCAGATTCGGCCGAAAAGCTCCGCCGAGCGCGCCAATCCCTTCCCGTTTGCGGGTACGACCCCTTGCTGGCGCGACGGCTGCGTTCCGTCGGCGGACTGGATTTCTCAGAACACATGATCGAGCTGGCCAAAGAAAAACTTGTTTCCGCTGGGCTGGGCGCCTTGATTGGCTCGAAGTTGTTTTTCCGGGTAGGCTCCGCTTTTGAGCTAGGACCATTGAAGAAGTACCCGCTGCCGGTAGTCGTGTCACTCTGCAACAGCATCGGCGTCATGCAGGGCCCGTCAGGCGCGGCGGAGCTCTTCAAGACTATGCGCCGAGCTGTCGAGGCCGGCGGCGGAATCGCCCTCATTAGCGGCTATCTTCAGGAGGCAGCGCAGGCTTTCGCACTCAGTAATTACGAATCCACTATGGATGTCTGCGGGCAGCCACTATGGCTTGAGCCGGACACCTATGCCGATTCCCGCCATATTCAGGTTCCTCAAGGCTACAGAAGAGCTCATGGCGCACAGCAGACTCTCAGCATCGATGTATTTGACCGAAAAGGCCGACTTGTCAAGCAAGGTTTTATGCTTCGGCGCGACAAGGCGGCTGTCAAACAGGTGATCAAGACAGGTCATATTCAAACGCACACTGACTACGAGTCCTATTGGTACAGCGCGGACCAATTTGACGCCTGGATCAACGAATATTGGCCTAAAGGCATGACCTACCATCTCATTGGGAAGTCTATCGACGCCTTGCGCGCTGAACCTGTTCAACTGGCAGTTCTAGACGTCGGAGGGCGGCTTAAAGGATTGCTCGAGCGCTGGCAAGCCGTGTAA
- a CDS encoding sodium:solute symporter family protein gives MSNQLILWAIVIGYVVFVFIKGVRKAKEVGSTDDFLVAGRNVGWFFLFCTMGATVIGGGASIGAIGKTYDWGILMLLVSMGWYIHFIFSGLVVAPKFRKAELYTVAGYFGHRFGEGPRFLVLILSLLFSVFIVAAQMAAFGWVLSAILPQFAETQSILNWAILIGGSMVVIYSTAGGLLAVIHTDVYQFVVLMVGFVVTLAACAPTIILHWDGVTDMIKPEFFQMEGGKGWLFLITTFLAFLLGETFAPGYATRYCVGKNIRQTKIGIAGVGFFLAIVFPVVLFFIALYARINFPDIEPQQALPMVVKQLNNPVIGGMIIGALLMAVMSSADSALNSSTAIFVKDLFEHQLGWKDKGDGKMLRLARICSAGLGGAAILVAILWSDIIGLLLFTYHVWAPAIILPVVVGVLSKNRSKRLSRDIFVTMLVATGATLAYRGLLFLNARLDWAPLGKAAYEFMDTFDPSVFGVAVSCLVFLGLNLFLRRKQIPAGQKQ, from the coding sequence TTGTCTAATCAGTTGATACTCTGGGCCATCGTTATCGGATATGTCGTCTTCGTTTTTATCAAGGGCGTTCGCAAAGCAAAAGAGGTTGGGAGCACCGACGACTTCTTGGTCGCTGGGCGCAACGTCGGTTGGTTCTTTCTCTTCTGCACGATGGGCGCCACCGTCATCGGAGGCGGGGCCTCGATCGGGGCGATCGGCAAAACCTACGATTGGGGCATCCTAATGCTCCTGGTCTCAATGGGATGGTATATCCATTTCATTTTCTCGGGCCTGGTCGTAGCTCCAAAGTTCCGAAAAGCGGAGCTCTACACGGTGGCGGGTTATTTTGGGCACCGTTTTGGTGAGGGCCCGCGATTCTTGGTTCTGATTCTCTCTCTTCTGTTCTCAGTCTTCATAGTTGCCGCACAGATGGCCGCATTCGGCTGGGTTCTGTCCGCGATCCTACCCCAGTTTGCGGAAACGCAGAGCATTCTGAATTGGGCGATACTCATCGGTGGCTCCATGGTGGTGATTTACAGCACGGCTGGCGGGCTTCTGGCGGTAATTCACACTGACGTGTACCAGTTTGTCGTGCTTATGGTCGGTTTTGTCGTAACGCTTGCCGCCTGTGCGCCGACGATTATCCTGCACTGGGATGGCGTAACGGATATGATCAAACCTGAATTCTTTCAAATGGAGGGTGGCAAGGGGTGGTTATTTCTCATAACAACCTTTCTTGCTTTCCTTCTGGGCGAGACGTTCGCGCCCGGCTACGCGACGCGTTACTGCGTCGGCAAGAATATCAGGCAGACAAAGATAGGCATTGCCGGGGTTGGGTTCTTTCTGGCAATCGTCTTTCCAGTCGTCCTATTCTTCATCGCGCTTTATGCACGGATAAACTTTCCCGATATCGAACCTCAGCAAGCGCTGCCGATGGTCGTCAAGCAGCTGAACAACCCCGTCATCGGCGGGATGATAATCGGCGCACTGCTGATGGCTGTAATGTCATCCGCCGACTCGGCCCTCAACTCCTCCACGGCTATCTTCGTCAAGGACCTCTTCGAGCATCAACTTGGCTGGAAGGACAAGGGAGATGGGAAGATGCTGAGGCTTGCCCGTATCTGCTCTGCCGGCCTGGGAGGCGCGGCCATACTGGTCGCAATCCTTTGGTCAGACATCATCGGTCTATTACTGTTCACTTATCATGTTTGGGCGCCGGCGATAATCCTCCCGGTGGTCGTAGGTGTGCTGTCTAAGAATCGGTCCAAGAGACTCTCTAGGGACATCTTTGTCACGATGCTCGTGGCCACAGGGGCAACACTGGCCTACCGAGGCCTCCTCTTCCTGAACGCCAGGCTGGACTGGGCGCCTCTTGGCAAGGCCGCGTATGAATTCATGGACACCTTTGACCCATCTGTCTTTGGCGTTGCGGTCTCTTGTCTTGTCTTTCTGGGCCTCAACCTGTTCCTCAGACGCAAGCAAATACCGGCGGGGCAAAAGCAGTAA
- a CDS encoding isoprenylcysteine carboxylmethyltransferase family protein: protein MRVNQSPVTLGRCEAPKRRSRIAKFFITRRLGVSRLALVVLVPTILFTRHSFPGDSVTCYVMQVLGPALIIVGGLGRVWSILYISGKKSKKLTSAGPYSMMQHPLYSFSGILCLGVAIAFENVLLLVFMVPLFVLYYFAVISREEGKLSKELGAEYDRYRMATPRFLPAVWKYRRGAWKDGVMAIEERAVLRTIRESMLFLLLIPLAIVVNLMHGTGVLPAVVLF, encoded by the coding sequence GTGAGGGTGAATCAGAGCCCGGTCACACTGGGTCGGTGCGAGGCGCCGAAGCGCAGGTCAAGGATAGCCAAGTTCTTCATAACGCGTCGTCTAGGTGTGTCGAGGCTTGCGCTCGTTGTGCTGGTGCCCACGATCCTTTTCACGCGACATTCCTTCCCTGGGGACTCCGTGACGTGCTATGTCATGCAGGTCCTAGGCCCGGCGCTGATAATCGTGGGTGGTCTCGGGCGAGTCTGGTCTATTCTGTATATCAGCGGCAAAAAAAGTAAGAAGCTGACATCTGCCGGCCCATATTCAATGATGCAGCATCCGCTCTATTCGTTCAGCGGCATTCTGTGCTTGGGCGTGGCGATCGCGTTTGAGAACGTGCTTCTGCTGGTATTCATGGTTCCGCTATTCGTCCTTTACTACTTTGCGGTCATATCGAGAGAAGAGGGGAAGCTCTCAAAGGAGCTCGGCGCAGAATACGACCGATACCGCATGGCAACGCCCCGGTTTCTCCCTGCCGTTTGGAAATACCGCCGGGGCGCCTGGAAGGATGGTGTGATGGCGATCGAGGAGCGCGCGGTGCTTCGGACGATAAGGGAATCGATGTTGTTCTTGCTGCTGATCCCGCTGGCGATCGTGGTCAACCTTATGCATGGGACGGGCGTTCTACCAGCTGTTGTGCTCTTTTAG